A stretch of Kaistella flava (ex Peng et al. 2021) DNA encodes these proteins:
- a CDS encoding ComEC/Rec2 family competence protein: protein MFFIVVVKNFYFYKFRPVLYGFLAFTVGVFIHSLHSQKPELPLLKGKETITFKITKKLNSNEKNRRYEIDAWKDNSHFKSVLSFPKTENELNYQHYYKGEVYINQIEKPYSDFQFDYGKYLSRKGIYFQSYLPNSLKVAKREDLSFAENIKQRRLETLAKIDHTDLKKRSREFAKGIILADRTEMDQETVRDFRDSGMMHILAISGTHMAIIFGVILLVLNFIFPPKYRRYKIVLALILIWSFAVFIDFGNSVVRSCVMISAYYTFILLQRKTDLLHSMALAGFVILFINSNQLFEVGFQLSFAAVFGIYWFNQPILKYLPKAKNKFQNFMLNVLSISLSAQLGTIPLVIYYFHQYSAVSIIANLVIIPFAEIVIVFSLLMVILISLSISFNWLNYIYDELITFTLKVIHFFADADSLMQRMIPLTLLEVLLLYLLFYFLRFAIQKFSIKNVSKIIYFSLIFVSLRLMLNYRADQLDEVLVHPFFKEKITSVKKGSSVIFYSSENSNQEKIKQYIIEPYLTSRRTKKYAVEVRPKDISSVEPQKQK from the coding sequence TTGTTTTTTATCGTTGTTGTTAAAAATTTCTATTTCTATAAATTCCGTCCTGTATTATACGGATTCCTTGCGTTCACTGTAGGGGTTTTTATTCATTCTTTACATTCCCAAAAACCGGAACTTCCATTATTAAAAGGGAAGGAAACCATTACTTTTAAAATTACTAAAAAACTCAACTCTAACGAGAAAAACCGTCGGTATGAAATCGATGCTTGGAAAGATAATAGTCATTTTAAAAGTGTGCTCTCATTTCCGAAAACTGAAAATGAGTTGAATTATCAACATTATTATAAAGGAGAAGTTTACATTAATCAAATCGAAAAACCTTACAGTGATTTTCAGTTTGATTATGGGAAATACCTTTCCAGAAAAGGGATTTACTTTCAAAGCTATTTACCGAATTCTTTAAAGGTTGCAAAACGGGAAGATCTTTCTTTCGCTGAAAATATTAAACAGCGACGTTTAGAAACTTTAGCAAAAATTGATCACACTGATCTGAAGAAACGCAGCCGTGAATTTGCCAAAGGAATTATTCTCGCCGACCGCACAGAAATGGATCAGGAAACCGTTCGTGATTTTCGCGATTCTGGAATGATGCATATTCTCGCTATCTCGGGAACTCACATGGCAATTATTTTCGGCGTGATTCTGTTAGTGTTGAATTTTATTTTTCCGCCTAAATATCGAAGATATAAAATTGTCCTTGCGCTCATCTTAATTTGGTCGTTTGCTGTTTTTATTGATTTCGGTAATTCTGTCGTCAGAAGTTGTGTGATGATTTCTGCTTATTACACCTTTATATTATTACAAAGAAAAACAGATCTGCTTCATTCAATGGCGCTTGCGGGCTTTGTAATTTTATTTATAAACTCCAATCAGCTTTTTGAAGTTGGGTTTCAACTGAGTTTTGCGGCCGTTTTTGGGATCTATTGGTTTAATCAACCTATTTTAAAATATCTCCCGAAGGCAAAAAATAAGTTTCAGAATTTCATGTTGAATGTTTTGTCCATCAGCTTGTCTGCGCAACTTGGAACAATTCCTTTGGTGATTTATTATTTCCATCAGTATTCGGCGGTTTCAATTATTGCGAATTTGGTCATTATTCCGTTTGCTGAAATTGTGATTGTCTTTTCATTATTAATGGTGATTTTGATTTCATTGTCCATTAGTTTCAATTGGCTGAATTATATTTATGATGAACTCATTACATTTACTTTAAAGGTGATTCACTTTTTCGCCGACGCAGATTCTTTAATGCAAAGGATGATTCCGTTAACTTTATTAGAAGTGTTGCTTCTTTATCTTTTGTTTTATTTTCTACGATTTGCCATTCAAAAGTTCAGTATTAAAAATGTATCAAAGATTATTTACTTTTCCTTGATTTTTGTTTCCCTTCGATTAATGCTGAATTATCGAGCTGATCAATTAGATGAGGTTTTGGTTCATCCGTTTTTTAAGGAAAAAATCACGTCAGTAAAAAAGGGAAGTTCTGTTATATTCTATAGTTCAGAAAATTCAAATCAAGAAAAAATTAAGCAATATATTATTGAACCTTATCTTACTTCGAGAAGAACGAAAAAATATGCAGTTGAGGTAAGGCCAAAAGATATCTCTTCGGTTGAGCCTCAAAAACAAAAATAA
- a CDS encoding fumarate reductase/succinate dehydrogenase flavoprotein subunit, producing MSKLDSRIPAGPLADKWKNHKDHMNLVSPNNRDKIDIIVVGTGLAGGSAAATLAEQGYNVKAFCYQDSPRRAHSIAAQGGINAAKNYQGDGDSTYRLFYDTIKGGDYRSREANVYRLAEVSASIIDQCVAQGVPFGREYGGQLDNRSFGGVQVKRTFYAKGQTGQQLLLGAYSAVSRQIGKGRIKMYNRHEMLDLVIVDGKARGIIARNLVTGEIERHSAHAVVIASGGYGNVYFLSTNAMGSNVSAAWKIHKKGAYFANPCYVQIHPTCIPVHGVAQSKLTLMSESLRNSGRIWVPKNIEDAVAIRAGKLKPENIAPENRDYYLERRYPAFGNLVPRDVASRAAKERCDAGYGIENNDTQEGVYLDFSTEIQKKGKEAAIEKNIHNPTEQQIYDLGKAWIEEKYGNLFVMYEKITADNPYVTPMKIYPAVHYTMGGVWVDYNLQSTIPGCFVIGEANFSDHGANRLGASALMQGLADGYFVLPYTIADYLAADIRTGEIPTNTPAFDTAEKGIQDKVNFFMTNNGKHSVDYFHKKLGHIMWNKVGMGRTPEGLQEAIKEIEEVRKEFWADVRVPGDANGMNMELEKAFRVADFLELGQLMAKDALAREESCGGHFRWDHATPEGEAERDDEHFKYVAAWEYQGDDINQETMHKEDLIYENIEVKTRSYK from the coding sequence ATGAGCAAATTAGATTCAAGAATTCCGGCTGGTCCTTTAGCGGACAAATGGAAAAATCATAAAGATCATATGAACTTGGTTTCGCCAAACAACCGTGATAAAATCGATATCATTGTTGTAGGAACAGGTTTGGCAGGTGGTTCAGCCGCAGCGACATTAGCAGAACAAGGATATAACGTAAAAGCATTTTGTTACCAGGATTCACCAAGAAGAGCGCACTCGATTGCTGCACAAGGTGGTATCAACGCTGCGAAGAATTATCAAGGTGACGGTGACTCGACTTACAGATTGTTTTACGATACTATTAAAGGAGGTGATTACCGTTCAAGAGAAGCAAACGTATACAGACTTGCGGAAGTTTCTGCAAGCATCATCGACCAATGTGTTGCACAAGGTGTACCTTTTGGAAGAGAATATGGGGGTCAGTTAGACAACCGTTCTTTTGGTGGAGTTCAGGTTAAAAGAACGTTCTACGCAAAAGGACAAACAGGACAACAGTTATTATTAGGAGCATATTCTGCTGTGAGCCGACAAATCGGTAAAGGTAGAATCAAAATGTATAACCGTCACGAAATGCTGGATTTAGTAATCGTTGATGGTAAAGCAAGAGGAATTATTGCAAGAAACTTAGTAACGGGAGAAATCGAAAGACATTCTGCTCACGCCGTAGTAATCGCTTCTGGTGGTTACGGAAATGTGTATTTCCTTTCTACCAATGCGATGGGATCTAACGTTTCTGCAGCTTGGAAAATTCATAAAAAAGGAGCGTATTTCGCAAATCCTTGTTATGTACAGATTCACCCAACATGTATTCCGGTACATGGAGTAGCACAATCGAAACTGACTTTGATGTCAGAATCATTGAGAAACTCAGGAAGAATCTGGGTCCCTAAAAACATTGAAGATGCAGTAGCAATTCGTGCAGGGAAATTGAAACCTGAAAATATTGCACCTGAAAATCGGGATTATTATTTAGAAAGAAGATATCCTGCATTTGGTAACTTGGTTCCAAGAGATGTTGCATCGAGAGCTGCAAAAGAAAGATGTGACGCAGGTTACGGAATTGAAAATAATGATACTCAAGAAGGTGTTTATTTAGATTTCTCTACTGAAATTCAGAAGAAAGGTAAAGAAGCAGCTATTGAAAAAAATATTCATAATCCTACTGAACAGCAGATTTATGACTTAGGAAAAGCTTGGATTGAAGAAAAATATGGTAACCTTTTCGTGATGTACGAAAAAATTACGGCAGACAATCCTTATGTTACTCCAATGAAGATTTATCCAGCGGTTCACTACACAATGGGTGGAGTTTGGGTTGATTATAACTTACAGTCAACAATCCCGGGTTGTTTCGTAATTGGTGAAGCAAATTTCTCTGATCACGGTGCAAACAGACTGGGTGCTTCTGCATTGATGCAAGGTTTGGCAGACGGATATTTCGTTCTTCCATACACGATCGCAGATTATCTGGCTGCTGATATTAGAACAGGAGAGATTCCTACAAATACTCCAGCTTTTGATACTGCTGAGAAAGGGATTCAGGATAAAGTGAACTTCTTCATGACGAATAACGGTAAACACAGTGTTGATTATTTCCATAAAAAACTGGGTCACATCATGTGGAACAAAGTTGGAATGGGAAGAACTCCTGAAGGTTTACAAGAAGCGATTAAAGAAATTGAAGAGGTAAGAAAAGAATTCTGGGCAGACGTAAGAGTTCCTGGAGACGCAAACGGAATGAACATGGAACTTGAAAAAGCTTTCAGAGTTGCAGATTTCTTGGAGTTAGGTCAGTTAATGGCTAAAGATGCTTTGGCCAGAGAAGAATCTTGTGGTGGACATTTCCGTTGGGATCACGCAACACCGGAAGGTGAAGCAGAGAGAGATGATGAGCATTTCAAATATGTTGCAGCTTGGGAATATCAGGGAGACGATATTAATCAGGAAACCATGCATAAGGAAGATCTGATTTATGAAAATATCGAAGTTAAAACAAGAAGTTATAAATAA
- a CDS encoding succinate dehydrogenase cytochrome b subunit, whose translation MAGLTSSSIGRKYAMALSAMFLLIFLIMHLSVNLLSVFSQDAFNSASEFMGYNPFIQFLMQPILGFAVIFHFVMGFILEIKNNNARPIKYGMNDRAANSTWMSRNMLLSGVVVLAFLGLHMYDFWWHEMDYKYVVGSVRDEARYWPELHAQFGNIGRVIFYVVAFFLLGLHLAHGFQSSFQSIGARHPKYTPMIKALGTWYSILIPAGFILVAVFHYVTQ comes from the coding sequence ATGGCAGGATTAACAAGTTCTTCTATTGGAAGAAAGTACGCAATGGCATTATCTGCAATGTTTTTGCTCATTTTCCTAATTATGCACCTCTCGGTCAATTTACTATCAGTTTTTAGTCAAGATGCATTCAACTCCGCCTCGGAGTTTATGGGTTACAACCCTTTTATTCAATTTTTGATGCAGCCAATTCTTGGTTTCGCAGTAATTTTTCACTTTGTAATGGGCTTTATTCTTGAAATTAAGAATAATAATGCAAGACCAATTAAGTACGGAATGAATGATCGCGCGGCAAACTCTACTTGGATGTCTCGAAATATGCTTCTTTCAGGAGTAGTTGTTTTAGCATTTTTAGGATTACACATGTATGACTTTTGGTGGCATGAAATGGACTACAAATATGTTGTAGGAAGTGTTAGAGATGAAGCAAGATATTGGCCGGAACTTCATGCACAGTTCGGTAACATCGGAAGAGTAATTTTCTATGTAGTTGCATTTTTTTTACTGGGACTGCATTTAGCACACGGATTCCAGTCGTCTTTCCAGTCGATCGGTGCAAGACATCCGAAATATACACCGATGATTAAAGCTTTAGGAACTTGGTATTCAATCCTTATTCCAGCTGGCTTTATTTTAGTGGCCGTTTTTCATTACGTAACTCAATAA